From the genome of Stigmatopora nigra isolate UIUO_SnigA chromosome 2, RoL_Snig_1.1, whole genome shotgun sequence:
atcaatatacttaaatattttcttaaaggAACAAATGTCATCTTACACCTGTTGCAACCAAGATGGGATACTGTCCCATTAACTGGTTCATAAAAACACATAAATCAGTTGTTGTTTACAAAACTATCCTTTGTAAAATGTGCACTTGCTACAGAGAAGCTTCAGGTGGTGATTCGGACCCTCTGTTATGGGAACTGTTGGTATGTAGTTATTCAACGGCAGCGTCGCTAGAGCttgaaaaaggaagaaataaaataaaaaaatgttttttacatTGATCGTTTTGTACTTACAAACATGTTTTCATCCCACTTCTGACACTATGTTGATATTTTAGGGTTTAGTAGAGGATACGTCTGGACTTATTAGGTTCACAAACAATAAGTGAGGGTGTGGTCCAGTAAAGTTAATTTATGTGGCTCTTAACTCAAGTCTTTTTTATCTCCTCACTTTTCACGACTTTAAATATGTGACCCTGTTGTTTAGTACATTGTTTGACTAAGGAAATGCACATGTAGAAGGCATTGTGGTATTGGTCCTTGCTAAAATGGAGAACTGACTGACTTATACTGTAGTCCAAAGGCTAGAAAGCAGGGTGACGGTACTGAGGATGGCTGGTGATGACAAGAAGTTGTGTTTCAAACCTGCCTAAAtcaaaaacttacttaaaaaaTACCTCAGAGATTCTAAACTCACTACTTAGCTTGCGCCTGTGTTTTCAGctactattttcctttttactaTGTACCTTACAGCTTTAACAGTTCAAACAATTAATCTAGTGAAGTTGGGACATAGTGTATAAGATAAATATACAGATAACACTATACTGTAATTGCAAAACAATGTTCAGTTAAAATTTGTTAGGGGATAGTAATCTGATGCCACAACAAAATGTTGACCGTGTGTCAATCATATTATACTGCAAATATTTGACAACCTACTACATTAAAAATTAGCTGAACAATGCAACCTTTTTTGTGTTGGAATAGAATTAGGTGATGAATTTGAGAAGAACACAGAGGTTTAGTAAAAGTGTAGATCAAGGGTCTCAAACCGGTCTTGAAAAAGGGCcaaagtgggtgcaggttttcattcaaaccgaACTAGAGGAAACCTTTAATCAGTTCATTTCAGTCAGGTGCTACTCATTTAAGAAGgcatctcattggttaaactgtcagcACTTAATCGGTttgaacaaagaccaggactcACTGCGACCCTTTGTGGAATCGGCTTAAGATCCCTGGTGTAGATCAGAGGCATCGTGTGATTGGGCAAAGTGATGGGCATAGACAACAGGGAGTTAGACAAACTGTTCCAAGTAGTAGTTGTAGGCAGTTCACACAGTCTGTTTCGCTCACATTTCAACATGAGCCTCTTTAGGTTCTTGTTTGTCCCTCAGCGAACCAGAAATTGTATAGAACCTGTAAATAATAAACAGAATTTACATATCATTGATAAAACACAATACCTAACACAATAATTGACTTAGACCACATTGTCTTTCACCTTCAACACCTTTTTGTCTCTTAACAATACACAAACCATTCATAAGGAGAAGTACTATtgtaatttatcatttgaaaatattaaagtCGGGATTTTTTTCACGGGTGCACTCTTGGCGACGCTGTAGCCAACAATAAATCTTTGGTGTTTTGGTTCCAATGTCATTGTTAACAATTTTTTATTGGAAACTCGTTATTTGTCACCCAGCCAACGcagtaaaatgttttgatcaaaacaacagaattCTTCTTACTGACTGGTTCATTTCTATGTACTCCATTTATTTGGCTCAGCACTTGGCCGAACTGTGAAAAATGTAAGCCTACATTGTGTTCTAGTTGGAGCAATTTCCCATAACCATGTACTAATGTACTTTTTCTATAAAAAGTATTGAATTTCttggaaaataaatcaacaaaaacacttGCTGCCACACATGAAACTAAACAGATGAGGGTGCTGCACACGAAAAAGCCTGCATTACATATGGTTGCTAACTCTGGCTAaccttaaaatgtcattaaaattgTGTTCCGAcccttttttggtttattttacattcAAAAGTACTATAAGCTCTAGTCCATTGAAACGCAATCTAATTTCAATCTAAATTGAGTAAAATATCCTGACAGTCGGACTTAAACATCAATACTACGACTTTTTGTACTATTTATTACCAGTACTTCCCAGCCATGAAGTTAAAATATGGATTGTTTCCACTTGTGTGGCAATAATTGCTTGTGTGTTAGAAAGTGTAAACTCTAATATCAAGTCACTATCATTCAACCAGAAATGGCAAATGTCGGTTCTATTACATAAGAAAATCCAAATAAAGTGCCTTACCTGGATTTTCGAAAATGCCTTCGTTTCTCCAGGACCTTCCTGCAGGATGGTGAACAGGAATTCTTCAAGTCCACCAACTGGTAGATGATTGGGTTGTACATTGCTGCGGACTTGGCAAGCAGAGTTGGGATCACAGACACTGGTATGGGTACCGAGTCTGGCTCCCCAAATGCGGACACTACTGACACAACTGCATATGGGATCCAGGCTATTAAAAATCCAGCACAGATCAGCATTGCTACCTAGATTTAACCAGATAAAAGTCATTTAGAAATCATGTAGCTCCTTTcaccaataacaaaaaatatgctTCTTTCACTAACCTTTGTGAGTTTTATCTCAAGGTTTTGGTTGTTATTGATTCGTGCATCAAAGTTTGAGATTTCTTTTGCCGAAGACTTGACTTTAAAGATAATCATCACATAAGAAAAGACCATAATTCCAGTAGGGAGGACAAGACAGAAGAAAAGAATGGACATGACAAAGGTCTGACCAGACACAGACGATTGTgccagccaccaattcagagtgcaGGAGGTCCCAAAAGGTTCTGGAGCATAGCTTCCCCAGCCTATGATGGGCATAGTGGCCCAAAAAGCTGCATACATCCACACAAAGGCCAAGCAGAGGAAGGCATGATGCCGTTTCAACCATGTCCCTATATTATAGAAATATTATAAAGATGAATGGGTTAGTGCAAAAGGGATTTATGATAGTTAAGTTCATCTATGGTGGGTGAGaaaaatactacatatactatagAAACGTACCGTAACTTAGATGGCAGATCTTGAGGTATCTGTCCAGGCTGACCATTGTCATAGTGGTGAGGCTTCCACACCCAAAGAAAAAGCCTGCCCAGCCATAGAATTGACAACCCTCCCAACCAAACAACCAACGGTGGGAGAAActagaaacaacaaaaaagggctTTCCTGTCACTAAAGGACAGGGGTAGTGGAATAAAGgatgtaacacaaaaaaaaggagggtgacacacaaaaaaagagaaatgagaaaaacaatagATGGTCGTGTGATAGTGTTTAAATAAGGATAACAATATCATATGCATGAGAGAAAAAGGAGGCAGAAGAAGAACAGAGTAAAAGTATGGGAAATAAGattagtgttttttattttttgccgtTTTAGTTGCAATTTTTCTTATTATCATCTTCATGTTTATAGATTGATTCTTTTTACAGTTCCTTTTACTGTGGAAAACTTTCAAACcaattttaatatcattttttgacATGCTTTAAAGGGTTAAAGTCACTTCATGGTATGTAAATAGTTAGTACGTCGACCACAGTGGTCTGgagtccttggttcaaatccaggtcagtccacatgtgtgaagtttgctccggggactccggtttcctcccacattaaaaaaaaaacatgcatggtaggctcattggacactctaaattgcccctaggtatgggtgagagtgtgcatgattgtccgtctcctatTTTTGCAGGTGCATATGTTTGAGGAATCTAATGTTAAACAACAAATATAACACACAAACCCATGCACATAAGCACAcatctaaacaacttcaaattatgaacTGAAAACAACTTGGCATTAAATGGAACGATAAAGGAGTAAGTCTTTACAACTTTTCGTTCAGTACCGAGAGGCCATGCCAAGGATTCTTCACTATtaaagtacctgggtgttcacttCAACAACAAACTGGACTAGtccataaacatacatacaaggACCAATAAAACTATCCCAAAAACATTGCCAAATTTTCTCCATGACTATCCTGGACTCAATAGAAATTACCCGCCTGATTACTTGGTGTGAAGCCAAGCCATGTCataccaattattattattaatggttATTAATTCATAGTAACAggacaaaatattttacaaacaaCAATTACTTTAATAGAAGTTACTTGGAAAGTACTGTAGCTTTGGGGCAAACACTTTGGGCATTATTTTAGGAGAGAGATTCTTTTAAGATTGTTTTTCCCCTCGGTTGAATGCTGTGTTGTTGCTCCTTGTTAGTTTTCCCTGTTCccaacttgaaataaattgtcAACACTGTGGTTAATTGTTGTTAGACCTTTTCTTCATGTTTTCAAGGGTAATGTTTTCGAGTCACATAGTTGTTagaacaaaataaatgtgtgaTATTTGGGTAAGAGGTCAATCACCAAGAGTTTGTAATAGACTTTACCGTAGTCTAATCAGAAATATTATGTAGGTTATTTTTCtatacattgaaaaataactaacaaccatataaacacaatttatttacCATGAAGCAGCTTGTCATGTGACATCACAATGAGTCACACTATCATTAAGACGGAACTAAATACAACCCACAATCAACAGTAGAACACAAACTTATGTTGTACAATTACAGAAAATGTACTAACTCCTTTTCTTACATGAATAAAggagtttttccattttttgcaaatgttcTGAAGACGTTACAAAAACCTAAGAATTGTAATCTTGAGTTAAAATGGGTTATAAtgtctggtaaaaaaaaaaacggcattcCACTGTCATCTTAAACTTACACATCAACACAATTTATTATAAACGTCACATTGgtca
Proteins encoded in this window:
- the opn5 gene encoding opsin-5; translation: MAVMMNETSPHPFYVPHYLLHGDPFASRLSKEADIVAAFYICIIGIMSASGNGYVLYMTIKRKTKLRPPELMTLNLAIFDFGISVTGKPFFVVSSFSHRWLFGWEGCQFYGWAGFFFGCGSLTTMTMVSLDRYLKICHLSYGTWLKRHHAFLCLAFVWMYAAFWATMPIIGWGSYAPEPFGTSCTLNWWLAQSSVSGQTFVMSILFFCLVLPTGIMVFSYVMIIFKVKSSAKEISNFDARINNNQNLEIKLTKVAMLICAGFLIAWIPYAVVSVVSAFGEPDSVPIPVSVIPTLLAKSAAMYNPIIYQLVDLKNSCSPSCRKVLEKRRHFRKSRFYTISGSLRDKQEPKEAHVEISSDAAVE